From Nocardioides faecalis:
TCGCGGTCGAGGAGCTCGCCGAGCTGATCGCCGTCGACGCGAAGATCAAGAAGGCCACCGCGGGTTGCTGCTAGCAGGGCGGGCGGGAGGTTGAGTGAGGCGTTGCCGTCGGCGTCGGCGTTCTGGCGTGCGACGACGTACGCCAGCGCGACCTCCTCACCCGGCTGGAACCCGGCACCAGCGAGCGACGGAGTTGAGGTGGTGGGTGAAGGCTCGGCCGCCGCTGGTGCCGGTGATTCCGGGGGTGTCGCGATGTCGGCGTACGTCGACCCGTCGGCCTCGCGCACCTCCACTCGCACGGGGGCGCCGTGGTCTGCGGTGATCTCGTCGATGACAGTTCGAAGGTCACCGCGAGTTCTGCTCTGCTCGGACTCGCGCGGGACACCGTCGACATCGACCGTCAGCACGCCGTCGGCGTCGATGGCGACGTGGACGACGCTCAGGACGATGGGGATCTTCATAGCCCGAGCACCGCTCCGTCGCGCCGTGCGTCAGTGACAACAGGAGCCGTCCCGGTCCGGTGGCTGAGGGCTTCGCGGTCGAGCCCAGGCGGGTTGCCGTCGCCGACCTGCTGGGTGTCGACCTTGTCGAGGATGCCGAGCGCGGTCGCGCGGACGCGCGGACGCGTTCGGCGGTCGATTGGACGACCTCGACCGGGTTGTTGCCCAGGACGCTCGCCGCCCAGGTCGACACGTACGGCACCGTGTAGGAGGAGGTGTCGAGCCCATGTGCGGCACCGACCATGAGTGCGACGGATTCGGCTTCCACCTCGGCTATCCCACGGTGCAAGGTCGCGTCGGCGGCGGACTCGGTCGACAGGGCGCTCTCCGGCGGCGCGTGGAGAAGGACATGGCCGAGTTCGTGGGCGAGGGTCTTGACCTGGGCAGCTTCGTCCATGTCCACGCGGATCGAGACCCCGCGGGAGAGGAAGTCGGTCAGGCCGTTGGCGCCGCCGATCGCCGAAGCCGAAGAGACGAGACGGAGCTCGAAGCCCGCGGACGTGATCTGGTCGGCCAGTCCGTCCCACAGCCCGGCCGGTGCCTGGCCCTGGAGCAGTGTCGGGCGGGGGAGCTCCGGCACCGGGTTGCCGGTGGTCTGGGAGATGTCCCAGACGTAGGTCGGTTTGACGCCAATCACGCGGGTGCGGGCGTACTCGCCGGACATGGGCTTCTCGTTGCGGGCCAGGCGCCGCCAGGAGTTCGGGTCGTTGGGCGTAAACGAGGCGAACCGGCCGGTGACCGGAGCGAGGATGCCGTAGCCGTGCTGGCCCTTCGCGACGCTGCGTCCGAGCGAGAGCCATTGGTGGAAGCCGGCTACGTACGTCGGGGTCGTCTCGGGCACCCTGCCTTCGTTGTACGCCGCGAAGTGCTGGACTGCGATCAGCATGCAGTTCCCGAAGCCTCGGCCGCGGAACTGTGCCGCGAACGTCAGGGCGCGATTCCAGTCCTTGCCAGAGACGAGCGCGGCGACGGACGCGGACAGTTGCTCCTGGAGGGCTTCGAGTTTGGCTTCGCGGGCCGCCCGTCCTCGAACCTGAGTGGTCATGACGCCGTGCCTCCTGTCATGCGTCCGGTGGTGTCGAAGAGTTCGAGTTCGGCGGGGTGCATCTGGTGCTGCACGGCGAAGGAGCGGTTCTTGATCCGCCACAGTCCCTGGCCGGTGCCGAGGGTGGGGATCAGTGACTGCTCGGTGCCGGTGAGGCCGAGTGCTGCCGACGTCGCGCCGAGTTGGTCTGCTTCCTGGCGGTACACGATCCGTGTCTCGGCGTTCGCGAGGAGCGACGAGGCGAGAGCGCGCACGGCCGAGCCGGAGTCACCGACGTTGTCGAGGTCGGTGAGCTTGTGGAAGATCAGCATGTTCGCGATGCCGTAGTGCCGCGCGAGGCGCCAGTGGGCGTCCATCCGCCGCAGAAGTGCTGGGTGGGACATGAGTCGCCAGGCCTCGTCGTACACGACCCAGCGCTGGCCCCCACTGGGGTCGAGCAGAGCCGACTCCATCCACGCCGAGGCGCAGGTCATCAGGACCGAGATGAGGGTGGCGTTCTCGGTGACACGGGACAGATCGAGCGAAATCATCGGGAGGCTCGGGTCGAACGTGACTGTGGAGGGTCCGTCGAAGAGTCCGGCGAGATCGCCGGCGACGAGGCGTCGCAGGGCGTGGCCGACGAGTCGTCCGTCCTCGGTGAGCCGGCTGTCGGGATCGTCGGCCGGGTCGGGGGCGAGGAGTCGGTCGACGACCATCGGGAGGACGGGGACGTCGGCAGCTTGGACGGTTCGGTCGATGGCGATGTCGACGGCGGTGTGCTCGAGCGGGGTGAGGCGGCGTTCGAGGACGGTCTCGGCGAGTGCTCCGACGAGGTCGCGGCGGCGGGATGCGATCTGGCTGGCCCATTGCGCGTCGTCGTATCCGGCGGGGCGGTGTCCCTCGTCGAGCGGGTTGAGCCGGTTGGGCATGCCGTGGCCCAGGGCGATGGCGCGTCCGCCGACCGATTCGGCGACGGCGGTGTGTTCGCCCTTGGGGTCGCCGGGGACGTAGACGCGGCGGCCGAACGGGATGGAGCGGGTGTAGAGGCTCTTGGCGAGGCAGGACTTGCCGGAGCCGACGATGCCGGCGAGGACGAGGTTCGGTGCGGTGATGAGGCCGCGGGCGTAGAGGATCCACGGGTCGTAGACGAAGGAGCTCCCGGAGTAGAGGTCCTGGCCGACGAAGACGCCTTCGCTTCCGAGGCCGCCTTCGGCGAGGAAGGGGTACGCGCCCGCCAAGGTCGCCGAGGTGTCCTGGTGGCGTGGCACGCGGAATCGTCCTGGCGTCCGCAGTGTGGCTGGGCCAGATTCCCCCGCCCGGGGGAGCGTCACGGCCGCCCGCTTCTCCGCAGACAGTTCCTCCGCCTTTCGCTTGGCTTCGGCGCGCCGAGTTTCGCGGTCGGCGGACAGCAGCTCTCGCGCCGCGGCCTTGCGGATCCTGCGGTCGTGCCGCCGTTCGCGTCCCGGTGAGACGAGCACGGCTGAGTGGAGGCGCCCGTCCTGCCAGCCCGTCACAGTGACATCCCTGGCCGGCGCGTCGAGCGCTGAACCGGAGCGAATGACGGGTAGTCGCGTATGTCGTCGGCGATAGTCGCCTCGATCTCGTGGGACCGATCCACGCATTCGGCGACCTGGTGGATCATCTCGGCCGCGCGATGAAGCTCCCAGGACTCCTCCCTGTACGACGCTGCCCGCCCGGCGTTGGCGTCGCCGTTCATCCACGCCTGCATGCGAGCCGGCCCGTCGTGGAACTCGCCGAGCTGGTGCAGCGACTGGCTCAGGGATGCGAGGGCGGAGCTGATGGAACCCAAGACTGCGTAGATCGCGGTCGGATCGTCGATCGTGCGCGTCGCGTGAGCAAGGCCGCGGACTGCTTCCCGGAGTTCGTCGGCGTCGGCGACCGGGTCGTTGAAGGTAGGCATTGGTGCTCCTCGGTCGATGGCTTCTCATCGATGAGGTACGCGGGGGAGTCCGCCGTGTCTCCCCGTGCTGCCGTCGGCGGCCGATCTACCCTGTTGCGGTGGCCGATCTGACGGAGCCTTGCCCGAACTGCGACACCCTGATGCGCTGGGAGACCTCTCACGAGCGCTGCGACGGCTGCGGTTACATCCGGCCATGCTGCGAGGGCGCCCCCTGCAACTGAGTCCTATTCGTCGGCGGCGGCGCCGAGGTCACCGCGACGAAGGGCGGCGCTTCTTGCCGGACTTGCGGAGGACCGCCCAGGGCTCGCGCGCCGCGCGCCGGACCGGTTGTCGCCGCATTGCCTGAAGGTACGACGTACCTCGGACGCCGAAACCGCTCGTCCAGTCTGTCGGCGTCGACTGGCAGGATCTCGCTGTGATCGGTGATCGGCGGCCGGTCGTCAGTAACGTCCAGTGGGTTCTCCGAATCCAGCGCGTGTCGCCGCAGGGTCCTACATGATGTTCTTTGCCTCAGGCCGGAGTGAAGGAGAGTCGTGGATCCGCTGTACATCGTCGAGTTGAGCGTCGCGGTTGCGGACGGCTCGAATCTCGAACCGGCGGACGTCTTCGACAGGCTGACGCGACACGCAGCTGATTGGCTTGAGCGGGGCGTCGAAGGCGTGTCGGTGGACTTTGCGAAGTCCGACCGCGTCGAACTCCCTGCCCGCCGCGGCGCCTACGAGTTCACTCGCGCTGTTCGTTGGTCCGTCACGGAGGCCGGGGGGCTACGGGCACTCCAAGGAGTGATGAGCCAGCCGATCGAGGACGGCGGCGGAGCCCGGTTCATTTGTGAGTTCACGATCTTCCAGGACGTGGGCCGGGCAGCGCTTCGCGTTGAACTCGGCCGGGAATCAGTTGACGGGCTTATGTCGCCCGTCACCGTCGATGCCGTCCGTCGGCCCGGTTTCCTTGGGGCCGCTCTCCGCGATCCGGACCTTCAGTTCACGTACCAAGGCCAGATTGTCGACGGCCGCTATGAGTGGATCAACAGCCCGCAGGCTGCCCTCGTCCCCGAGGTCATTGCGGTCGAGCAACGGCTCCCGATTCTCCTTGTCGACGGCGGCGACCCGGCAGCGAAGACGCTCGGCCACTATGCGGCTAGCCAGCTCTCAGGGCTGGCACAGGTGCTACTCGTCGATCGTCGAGCTCAAAGCGAGATCAATGAGTACCTCGACTCCATCGGCGCGCCACTACAACACAACTGCGCGCGCCTAATCTGGCCAGTGCTCAACACCCGACACCCTGAGTTCTGGGATCTCGACCGATCAGAGCGCATCGTCAGCATCCTGATGAAGATGGTTGCCGGCGTCTCGGTTGCCGCGCGCGGGACAAACCGCTGGCGGGTGCTCGCTGCGTCCAAGGAACGGCAGGTACGTGAGCAGGCATTTGAGGCCGCGATTGCGCAGGCGGCGGCTGCGGGCGACAAGTCCGCCGAGGTCGAGGCACTGCGCACGGAGCTCCGCAGCCTCCGCGACGAGAACGAGCAATGGGTCGAAGAAGTTGATCGGCTCACGGTGACCGCTGAAACGGTGCCCAGCCTTCACAACCAGATTGCATATTGGAAGGCTGAAGCTCAGCGTGCTTTCGAGGCAGCCGGATCGGCCGCGGGCGCGAACTGGTCCGAGGCTCCGTCGCTCGATGCGGACGATCTCGGCGCGCTGTCGAAGTTCCTTGAAGGCGCTAGCGCTGGTGCCATCGTGTTCACCGCTGCGGCACAGCGGTCATGGCGCAAGTGCGGCTACCCGCATATCGAGGCTATGGGCGATGCGCTTGTTCGGCTCGCTCAGGCGGCCGCAGACTGGCGCAACTCGGGGTGTGACACCGGAATGACGATGAAGGCGTGGTTCAAGACCAAGTTCGAGTTGAACTACTCGCCGGAGGATGAGCCGCTGAGGAAGAACAAGTCGCTGCGGGACAAGTTCGAGTACGACGGCGTCGAGTACTCGCGGGAGCCGCACCTCAAGTTGGACGATCACGTCAAGCCGAACGAAGTTGGTCGTGTCTACTTCGCCCTTGATACCGAGGGCCAGCGAT
This genomic window contains:
- a CDS encoding ArdC-like ssDNA-binding domain-containing protein; this encodes MTTQVRGRAAREAKLEALQEQLSASVAALVSGKDWNRALTFAAQFRGRGFGNCMLIAVQHFAAYNEGRVPETTPTYVAGFHQWLSLGRSVAKGQHGYGILAPVTGRFASFTPNDPNSWRRLARNEKPMSGEYARTRVIGVKPTYVWDISQTTGNPVPELPRPTLLQGQAPAGLWDGLADQITSAGFELRLVSSASAIGGANGLTDFLSRGVSIRVDMDEAAQVKTLAHELGHVLLHAPPESALSTESAADATLHRGIAEVEAESVALMVGAAHGLDTSSYTVPYVSTWAASVLGNNPVEVVQSTAERVRASARPRSASSTRSTPSRSATATRLGSTAKPSATGPGRLLLSLTHGATERCSGYEDPHRPERRPRRHRRRRRADGRCRRCPARVRAEQNSR
- a CDS encoding ATP-binding protein; translated protein: MTGWQDGRLHSAVLVSPGRERRHDRRIRKAAARELLSADRETRRAEAKRKAEELSAEKRAAVTLPRAGESGPATLRTPGRFRVPRHQDTSATLAGAYPFLAEGGLGSEGVFVGQDLYSGSSFVYDPWILYARGLITAPNLVLAGIVGSGKSCLAKSLYTRSIPFGRRVYVPGDPKGEHTAVAESVGGRAIALGHGMPNRLNPLDEGHRPAGYDDAQWASQIASRRRDLVGALAETVLERRLTPLEHTAVDIAIDRTVQAADVPVLPMVVDRLLAPDPADDPDSRLTEDGRLVGHALRRLVAGDLAGLFDGPSTVTFDPSLPMISLDLSRVTENATLISVLMTCASAWMESALLDPSGGQRWVVYDEAWRLMSHPALLRRMDAHWRLARHYGIANMLIFHKLTDLDNVGDSGSAVRALASSLLANAETRIVYRQEADQLGATSAALGLTGTEQSLIPTLGTGQGLWRIKNRSFAVQHQMHPAELELFDTTGRMTGGTAS